In Desulfomonile tiedjei DSM 6799, a genomic segment contains:
- a CDS encoding sigma 54-interacting transcriptional regulator, whose translation MSKGPRTAQDYHHQYQQLSQRVAEAIQAVLQIDVTIMDHQMVRIAGTGIYRDCLGQTIETKSAFHYCLQTKTPITIENPEDHTICKECVRRPGCSEKAEICVPIKYKKESVGVIGIIAFTEDQKHRFLEFAERYCNFLQKMASLLEAKYSEIQILIENELLRSRIGNIINHLHEALLLFNDKGMVLYKNAATTKLLRECKVPNDKAFIDQVWDSEPVRAAVTRRRCDAKLDEIIIRYRNEQFCLLATIFILKSHNGEDDILVSLQDLKKMQEKVMQSLEGSQVVIRFKDIIGISKKILEAKNAAQKAALAGSNILLFGESGTGKEIFARAIHNESARASGPFLPINCGAIPDELLESELFGFEKGAFTGAHNTKIGKFEAAEKGTIFLDEISEMPHRLQVKLLRVIQEREIFRIGSNRPRKINVRIISATNKDLFQLVSSGMFREDLYYRLNVLPIHIPPLRDRKGDILFMTDHLIAYYSRILNKKITGIAEEAKKILLSYDWPGNVRELQNVIEYAVNFASGAVISKELILKRVNVMRAGCRKRSSAVEAKQADSLQSCVERTEKEILEYKVRLYKDDAEFVTRICQDLKIGRATFYRKIKKYNISLNGETTSEPRFTVC comes from the coding sequence ATGTCAAAAGGACCGCGCACAGCTCAGGATTACCACCACCAGTACCAGCAACTCTCCCAGAGAGTCGCGGAGGCTATCCAGGCAGTCCTGCAAATTGACGTGACCATCATGGACCATCAAATGGTCCGGATAGCCGGCACAGGAATATACAGAGATTGCCTCGGTCAAACCATCGAGACGAAATCAGCCTTTCATTACTGCTTGCAGACCAAAACTCCGATCACGATAGAGAACCCGGAAGACCACACTATTTGCAAAGAATGCGTACGTCGGCCCGGTTGCTCTGAAAAGGCTGAGATCTGCGTCCCAATAAAGTACAAGAAGGAATCGGTAGGAGTCATCGGTATTATCGCCTTTACCGAGGACCAAAAACACAGGTTCCTGGAGTTCGCTGAACGCTACTGCAACTTCCTACAAAAAATGGCATCTCTCCTGGAGGCAAAATATTCGGAAATTCAAATACTCATCGAAAACGAACTGCTGAGGTCACGGATAGGAAATATCATCAACCACTTGCATGAAGCCCTTCTTCTCTTCAATGACAAAGGCATGGTCTTGTACAAGAATGCAGCTACTACAAAATTGTTGAGAGAATGTAAAGTTCCAAATGATAAGGCGTTTATCGATCAGGTGTGGGACAGCGAGCCGGTTCGTGCTGCAGTTACCCGGAGACGATGCGATGCAAAATTGGATGAGATAATCATCAGGTACAGGAACGAGCAGTTTTGTCTCCTGGCCACGATATTCATACTCAAGAGTCATAACGGAGAAGATGACATCCTGGTCTCACTGCAGGACCTCAAGAAGATGCAAGAGAAGGTAATGCAGTCCCTTGAGGGTAGCCAGGTCGTCATTCGATTCAAAGACATCATCGGAATCTCGAAAAAGATACTTGAGGCAAAAAATGCTGCCCAAAAAGCCGCTCTCGCGGGTTCTAACATATTGTTATTCGGAGAAAGCGGCACGGGCAAGGAAATATTCGCCAGAGCGATACATAATGAGAGCGCGAGGGCTTCCGGCCCCTTCTTGCCCATAAATTGCGGAGCAATACCCGACGAATTATTGGAAAGTGAGCTTTTCGGCTTCGAAAAAGGGGCTTTTACCGGTGCCCACAACACGAAAATAGGCAAGTTTGAGGCGGCTGAAAAGGGCACGATATTCCTGGACGAAATAAGTGAAATGCCTCACAGGTTGCAAGTAAAGTTGCTGCGAGTCATTCAGGAAAGAGAAATCTTTCGTATCGGGAGTAACAGGCCGCGTAAAATAAATGTTCGCATAATTTCCGCGACAAACAAGGATCTTTTTCAGCTCGTAAGCAGCGGCATGTTCCGGGAAGACCTTTACTACAGACTGAATGTCCTGCCGATTCACATTCCGCCTCTCCGCGACAGAAAAGGTGACATCTTGTTCATGACCGACCATCTGATTGCCTACTATTCGCGTATACTTAACAAGAAAATCACAGGTATTGCAGAAGAGGCGAAAAAAATACTCCTCTCCTACGATTGGCCCGGCAATGTGAGAGAGCTGCAAAACGTCATAGAATATGCCGTGAATTTCGCATCAGGCGCAGTGATATCCAAGGAACTCATACTGAAGAGAGTGAACGTGATGAGAGCGGGATGTCGGAAACGAAGTAGCGCAGTGGAAGCCAAGCAAGCGGATTCATTACAGAGTTGTGTGGAAAGAACGGAAAAGGAGATTCTTGAATACAAGGTGCGCTTGTATAAAGATGACGCAGAATTTGTCACCAGGATTTGTCAGGATCTCAAGATCGGCCGGGCCACCTTCTATAGAAAGATCAAGAAGTACAACATTTCTCTCAACGGCGAAACTACCTCGGAACCTCGTTTCACAGTGTGTTGA
- a CDS encoding AI-2E family transporter produces the protein MLNSVNATYILCTLAVPLVIHFGLLPAVFAGLAVHVLTLKLASRLPARWGGLTHKVALAAIAVLVVIGLLGTGLGLAWFLNGSGGMAALLKVAAETLEKLKRSLPHDMSDLIPHTVEDLRAQITEMLREHAQRISAAGVAGIKTFVQVLLGMIVGGMTALQHFSNIDGFPPFASALHARAKGLTDAFDKIVLAQVKISALNTVLTALYLAVFLPLAGVRFPLVTVLIPFTFVTNLLPVLGNVISNTLIVLISLGISPQVALASYLFLAGIHKLEYLVNAHIIGGEVQARSWELLCAMIAMEAIFGIAGLVAAPVAYAWLKSELREQNMI, from the coding sequence ATGCTTAATTCCGTGAACGCTACTTACATCCTCTGCACATTAGCCGTTCCGCTGGTAATCCATTTCGGTCTTCTTCCTGCGGTTTTTGCCGGTCTTGCAGTTCATGTCCTTACATTGAAGCTTGCATCGAGACTACCTGCTCGATGGGGTGGCCTTACGCACAAAGTGGCATTGGCTGCGATAGCTGTCCTCGTGGTTATTGGACTCCTGGGGACTGGCCTTGGGCTGGCCTGGTTCCTCAATGGAAGCGGGGGAATGGCGGCCCTTCTGAAAGTCGCTGCGGAAACCCTTGAAAAACTGAAACGTTCCTTGCCTCACGACATGTCCGATTTGATTCCCCATACGGTGGAAGATCTACGAGCGCAAATCACTGAAATGCTGCGAGAACATGCTCAGAGAATTTCAGCGGCCGGAGTTGCGGGGATAAAGACATTTGTGCAGGTTTTGTTGGGGATGATCGTAGGAGGAATGACAGCTCTTCAGCATTTTAGCAATATAGATGGATTTCCTCCGTTCGCGAGTGCTCTGCATGCTCGGGCAAAAGGCTTGACAGATGCTTTCGATAAAATCGTGCTCGCTCAAGTGAAGATTTCGGCACTCAATACCGTTCTGACAGCACTCTATTTAGCAGTATTCCTGCCGTTGGCCGGGGTCCGTTTCCCTCTAGTCACAGTTCTGATCCCCTTTACTTTCGTTACCAACCTCCTTCCTGTGTTGGGAAACGTCATTTCAAACACTCTCATCGTTTTGATCAGCCTGGGAATATCCCCTCAAGTGGCATTGGCTTCCTACTTGTTTCTCGCGGGGATTCACAAACTCGAATACCTGGTGAATGCACATATTATCGGGGGAGAAGTGCAGGCCCGAAGCTGGGAACTCCTTTGTGCCATGATAGCCATGGAGGCAATTTTCGGCATTGCCGGTCTCGTTGCAGCTCCGGTAGCGTACGCCTGGCTCAAGTCGGAACTGAGAGAGCAAAACATGATTTAA
- a CDS encoding LysE family translocator — protein MEVAAFVQGLFVGFFACSPIGPIGLLCVKRTLTHGRLAGLVSVLGASSVDGIYCCIAGFGITFIADALERAHEWIQLVGGLLIAIVGIVIVCSDPPMQRNNSDKRGLIDAFLSALLLTLANPVPLLVFTAAFAALGVPGWKGDYVAAGKLVFGVIVGSAIWAPILALTAGMVAHRMDRMHLRMVNSVSGGIIAVFGSIVLLRTLTTCFAR, from the coding sequence ATGGAAGTAGCAGCATTCGTGCAGGGACTGTTCGTGGGGTTTTTCGCATGTTCTCCCATCGGCCCGATTGGTTTGCTGTGCGTCAAGAGAACACTCACCCATGGACGTCTTGCAGGCCTGGTGTCCGTATTGGGGGCTTCCTCTGTCGATGGAATCTACTGTTGCATAGCGGGTTTTGGCATAACGTTCATTGCAGATGCCCTGGAACGGGCGCATGAGTGGATTCAGCTTGTGGGCGGACTGCTTATAGCTATCGTCGGCATCGTCATAGTTTGCTCGGATCCTCCGATGCAGCGGAACAATTCGGATAAAAGAGGCTTGATTGATGCCTTCTTATCGGCTCTTCTGCTTACACTTGCCAATCCCGTGCCTCTTCTGGTTTTCACAGCCGCTTTTGCTGCCCTTGGCGTGCCCGGGTGGAAAGGAGACTATGTGGCTGCCGGCAAACTGGTGTTCGGAGTTATCGTCGGTTCAGCTATTTGGGCTCCAATACTGGCGCTTACCGCCGGAATGGTTGCGCATAGAATGGATCGGATGCACCTTCGCATGGTGAACAGCGTGTCCGGAGGCATCATCGCCGTATTCGGAAGCATTGTGCTTCTGAGGACGCTTACAACCTGCTTCGCACGATGA
- a CDS encoding zinc ribbon domain-containing protein, translated as MDKFCYSCGAPLDMPDFKGISEDYCKFCIDEQGSIKPRDEIQAVVAEWLKTWQPNLNDKTALERAASYMKAMPAWAD; from the coding sequence ATGGATAAATTCTGCTATTCCTGTGGAGCACCTTTGGACATGCCCGACTTTAAGGGCATATCAGAAGACTACTGCAAATTTTGCATCGACGAACAGGGTAGTATAAAGCCCCGGGACGAGATTCAGGCGGTAGTTGCCGAATGGCTCAAAACGTGGCAACCCAATCTGAACGACAAGACAGCACTTGAGCGGGCAGCCAGTTATATGAAAGCTATGCCTGCATGGGCTGATTAA
- a CDS encoding ABC transporter substrate-binding protein has translation MNRHHFSGILLLFLSVISLACLYGCDASQPNTKAADATEKLVISTYPGDHSALLWIAEKQGYFSARGVDVRLEIEESGLASLRQVFAGKAGLATVSEFVFVSNISEHPELRVLSAIGQTRDVRLVARKDHDITEISDLRNKRIGVVRSTVADYFFHLFLMFHRIPRQEIHIVDLTPSEQIKAIAKGEIDAAVTWANFAKEMENTLGDKMISWPAQSEQDYYWLLVGTNSTLERQSSEIKKILSALDAADDFLHNHRDEALRILVSKLGPHHIPEVWENSSFDLSLSRPFVLAMEAELRWMKSSQGVQEFEMPDLLDFIHFGVLQSVRPEKVQMLH, from the coding sequence TTGAACAGACATCATTTTTCAGGAATTCTTCTCCTTTTTTTATCTGTCATCTCGTTAGCCTGTTTGTACGGATGTGATGCATCCCAACCGAACACCAAAGCGGCTGATGCTACCGAGAAACTGGTTATTTCCACCTATCCGGGAGATCATTCTGCATTATTGTGGATTGCCGAGAAACAGGGATACTTCTCTGCGCGAGGTGTTGACGTACGACTGGAAATCGAGGAATCCGGACTGGCTTCACTACGGCAGGTGTTTGCAGGAAAGGCCGGTCTGGCGACCGTATCTGAATTCGTTTTTGTGAGCAACATTAGTGAACATCCGGAGCTTCGCGTCCTTTCCGCTATCGGACAGACTCGTGATGTAAGGCTTGTCGCGCGAAAGGATCATGACATCACCGAGATATCCGATCTTAGAAACAAACGAATAGGCGTTGTTCGTTCCACCGTTGCCGATTATTTTTTTCACCTTTTTCTCATGTTCCACCGCATTCCCCGCCAGGAAATCCACATCGTGGACCTGACTCCTTCCGAACAGATAAAAGCCATCGCCAAAGGCGAAATCGATGCAGCAGTAACCTGGGCTAATTTCGCCAAGGAGATGGAAAACACATTAGGTGATAAAATGATAAGTTGGCCGGCCCAGAGCGAACAAGATTATTATTGGCTGCTCGTCGGGACCAACTCCACTCTGGAAAGACAATCCTCTGAGATAAAAAAAATCTTGTCTGCACTGGATGCTGCAGATGATTTCTTGCACAATCATCGTGATGAGGCGCTTCGGATCCTGGTATCCAAACTGGGCCCCCATCACATACCGGAAGTATGGGAAAATAGCAGTTTCGATCTCAGTCTGAGCCGCCCTTTTGTCCTGGCAATGGAAGCGGAGTTGAGATGGATGAAATCCAGTCAGGGTGTTCAGGAATTCGAGATGCCGGACCTCTTGGACTTTATCCACTTTGGCGTGTTACAGTCCGTCCGACCCGAAAAGGTCCAGATGCTTCACTAG
- a CDS encoding PAS domain S-box protein gives MTIKRRILITSIFFIVLMLIIGSILFWNSHEVRKGIRQSGITSEVVRSAFLMKSFMDEYLTHAGSRPLRQWIKQNEVLGKIIDDAKADSSFDRVLLRDLADKYRDVNSAYRQIVEVGKNTDHYLDLKLLKETLSGMVSVRLEELVNAAERLDRATRSQMLQKQRITEVSVLIAFLTMIGIIILNLLLIRKAVLSPIQELSRGAEIIGSGDFDHSIVTNSRDEIGVLAQTFNGMVRRLRQSYDSLQAEIEERKRAEQTVVAERKRLYDMLETMPVMVCLLTPDFHIAFANRSFREKFPDEKGRKCFEYRFNREEPCDFCAACNVLETGEPHQWESMAPDGSIIEGFKYPFTDVDGSPLILEIGIDITERREAEQIREKSLENAAILSRVFSTTHFSLVYLDKEFNFIQVNKAYADACGYPPEYFPGKNHFDLYPHEENESIFRRVVETGEAFTVYAKPFDFPDDPDRGTTYWDWSLYPIKDADGQVEGLVFILLDVTDRHKVEEALQAASAYNRSLIEASLDPLVTISPKGIITDVNTATEKVTGFSREELVGTNFSDYFTDPEKAREGYETVFRDGLVSDYELELQHRYGGTVPVMYNASLYRDMYGSIVGVFAAARNVSERKKAEEELLRSNKDLEQFAYVASHDLQEPLRNIAGCMQMLERKYQTRLDSDAIQYIHYAVDSAVRMKTLILDLLTYSRVGTRGKPPKLTDCGQILAEALNNLKTIISDTGAIITHDPLPTVTSDETQLLQVFQNLIANAIKFRKKDVAPHIHISAVKNRNNWIFSVKDNGIGIDSQYLDRIFVIFQRLNKRSEYEGSGMGLAIVKKVVERHGGRVWAESEPDVGTTLYFTIPKRGLQV, from the coding sequence ATGACCATCAAGCGTAGAATTTTAATCACCTCCATTTTCTTCATCGTCCTGATGCTGATCATCGGTTCGATTCTCTTCTGGAATTCCCATGAGGTGAGAAAAGGTATTCGCCAGAGTGGAATTACCTCCGAAGTGGTCAGAAGCGCCTTCCTGATGAAGTCCTTCATGGATGAATACCTTACACATGCAGGCAGCCGTCCGTTGAGGCAATGGATCAAGCAGAACGAAGTTCTGGGTAAAATCATCGACGATGCGAAGGCAGATAGTTCATTCGATCGGGTACTATTACGGGATCTGGCTGATAAATATCGAGACGTCAACTCCGCGTACCGGCAAATTGTGGAAGTGGGCAAAAACACAGATCATTACCTTGATCTGAAGCTGCTCAAGGAAACATTGTCAGGCATGGTGTCCGTGCGTCTTGAGGAGTTGGTTAATGCAGCAGAACGCCTGGACAGGGCTACACGTTCCCAGATGCTGCAGAAACAGAGGATTACAGAAGTATCGGTGCTGATCGCGTTTCTGACAATGATCGGGATTATCATTCTCAATCTCCTCCTCATCAGGAAAGCGGTTCTTTCTCCAATACAAGAACTCTCCCGAGGTGCAGAGATTATCGGTTCAGGAGATTTCGATCATTCCATAGTCACAAACAGCAGGGATGAAATAGGAGTGCTGGCCCAAACTTTTAACGGCATGGTGCGGAGACTGCGTCAATCCTATGATTCCCTGCAAGCGGAGATCGAAGAACGCAAACGGGCTGAACAGACTGTTGTGGCCGAACGAAAACGGCTTTACGACATGTTGGAAACAATGCCGGTTATGGTCTGCCTCTTGACGCCGGATTTTCATATTGCATTCGCCAACCGCAGTTTTCGTGAAAAATTTCCTGACGAAAAGGGAAGGAAGTGTTTCGAATATCGTTTCAATCGTGAAGAACCGTGTGATTTTTGCGCGGCGTGCAATGTGCTCGAAACAGGTGAACCCCATCAATGGGAAAGTATGGCGCCGGACGGCAGCATCATAGAAGGTTTCAAATATCCGTTTACCGATGTTGACGGTTCGCCTCTCATACTGGAAATAGGTATCGACATTACCGAGCGTAGAGAAGCAGAACAAATTCGGGAAAAATCTCTTGAAAATGCGGCAATCCTCAGTAGAGTTTTCTCTACAACGCATTTTTCGCTTGTTTATCTCGATAAAGAGTTTAACTTTATTCAGGTAAATAAAGCGTATGCAGACGCGTGTGGTTATCCTCCGGAGTACTTTCCGGGAAAAAACCATTTCGATCTGTACCCGCATGAAGAGAACGAGTCCATTTTCAGGCGAGTGGTTGAAACGGGCGAAGCTTTCACGGTTTATGCAAAACCGTTTGATTTTCCTGACGATCCCGATCGAGGAACAACATATTGGGATTGGAGCCTTTATCCGATAAAAGATGCAGACGGACAAGTTGAAGGACTTGTCTTCATCCTCCTGGACGTAACTGACAGGCATAAGGTCGAGGAGGCTTTGCAGGCTGCAAGCGCATACAACCGTAGTTTGATCGAAGCCAGCCTGGATCCCCTCGTCACTATCAGTCCAAAAGGAATTATCACTGACGTCAATACCGCCACTGAGAAGGTCACAGGATTTTCCCGGGAAGAGCTTGTCGGCACAAATTTTTCGGATTACTTCACCGATCCCGAAAAAGCGCGGGAAGGCTATGAAACAGTATTTAGAGACGGTTTAGTGAGCGACTACGAATTGGAGCTTCAACATAGGTATGGCGGAACTGTTCCCGTAATGTACAATGCTTCTCTGTATCGGGATATGTACGGAAGCATTGTCGGAGTCTTTGCGGCTGCCCGCAATGTCAGTGAGCGCAAGAAGGCGGAAGAGGAACTTCTGAGATCGAACAAAGATCTGGAGCAATTCGCTTATGTGGCCTCCCACGATTTGCAGGAGCCTCTGCGTAATATCGCAGGTTGCATGCAAATGCTTGAGAGAAAATACCAGACTCGGCTCGATTCAGATGCGATTCAATACATTCATTATGCAGTGGACTCCGCGGTACGCATGAAAACGCTCATCCTGGATTTGTTGACGTACTCGCGAGTGGGAACCCGGGGAAAACCTCCAAAATTGACAGACTGCGGCCAAATATTGGCAGAGGCTTTGAACAATTTGAAGACAATCATTTCCGATACCGGAGCGATAATTACTCATGATCCTCTGCCCACTGTAACAAGTGACGAGACCCAATTACTCCAGGTATTTCAAAATCTCATAGCAAATGCTATAAAGTTTCGGAAGAAGGACGTTGCTCCGCATATTCATATTTCAGCAGTCAAGAATAGGAATAATTGGATCTTCTCCGTAAAAGATAATGGCATCGGGATCGATTCCCAGTATCTCGATCGCATTTTTGTGATTTTTCAAAGGCTCAACAAGAGATCGGAATATGAAGGTTCCGGAATGGGGCTGGCTATAGTAAAAAAGGTAGTGGAACGTCATGGCGGAAGAGTGTGGGCAGAGTCGGAGCCGGACGTTGGAACTACGTTGTACTTCACCATACCAAAAAGGGGTTTACAAGTATGA
- a CDS encoding response regulator has protein sequence MMVRGMQVQSVEILLVEDNPIDVLMTKEAFTAARICNNLHVVEDGEEALDFLYKRGRFTDAPTPGIILLDLNLPKKDGREVLADIKKHPSLHHIPVVILTTSESPEDIWRSYELHANCFITKPVDVEQFNHALERLGEFWFTLVRLPEAQCE, from the coding sequence ATGATGGTCAGGGGCATGCAGGTGCAATCAGTTGAAATTCTCCTGGTTGAAGACAATCCTATTGACGTGTTGATGACCAAAGAAGCGTTTACCGCCGCCAGGATATGCAATAATTTACATGTTGTAGAAGATGGTGAGGAAGCTCTGGATTTTCTCTATAAACGAGGAAGATTTACAGACGCTCCTACCCCCGGCATCATTCTGTTGGATCTAAATCTTCCCAAGAAAGATGGACGTGAAGTATTGGCGGACATTAAGAAACATCCGTCTTTGCATCATATTCCCGTCGTTATTCTCACTACTTCTGAATCTCCTGAAGATATCTGGAGAAGCTATGAACTGCATGCCAATTGCTTCATCACCAAGCCGGTCGACGTGGAACAATTCAACCATGCGCTGGAACGCCTTGGCGAGTTTTGGTTCACCCTGGTCAGACTTCCAGAAGCCCAGTGCGAATAA
- a CDS encoding sigma 54-interacting transcriptional regulator — MDLIRVLIVEDNPVDALFLKEALREITNTKFSLTHAETIESAQKCLEEETFDVITLDLGLPDAQGIETFLEIKKVNPDIPVVVLSGLDDETVAIQSVREGAQDYLLKDKYDGYLLSRSIAFAIERKQAEKALRRAQQRFELALTGADLGWWDWNIKTDEGVLNEQGARILGFRLDEIAPSREKWRKCVHPDDEPSVLAALNRHMEGSTAAFESEHRLRTKNREWVWILLRGKVVEWDSEGHPVRMAGTIMDITANKTAQEAIRQSEQRFRAIFEAAEDYIFLNDRSSKYIDVNPAAERFLGAPASKIIGKTYKDFLHPEDAAYIRDVDSRVLKGESIQSEHTARINGAMVTLSDTKVPLKDDSGQVIGILTIARDITDLNRIKISPDTMEEYPSKAMQATLKKALIAAKTNITILLTGESGSGKDHLAQYVHRHSLRAGSSYFSINCAAIAPNLAESELFGHEKGAFTGAAARKRGMLELAEGGTLLLNEIGELSLPLQSKLLTFLDTKKFTRVGGEKEISVDARLIAATNRDLEKEVAEGRFRQDLFYRLNVMRIEIPPLRERSEDIPLLVEQLLVKLGVEMQLHERPLISPQILNALKKYQWSGNVRELRNVLERALMLSDGRTLTLAHLGLQDDMQFSSDGNKTSFSISFPTEQSLNEITHDLKRFMVNEALRHSGGSRVGAAKLLRISRYSLKHYMNKLGLDDDME, encoded by the coding sequence ATGGACCTAATACGAGTGCTAATTGTAGAAGACAATCCCGTAGATGCCCTTTTTCTGAAAGAAGCGCTGAGAGAGATCACGAACACGAAATTTTCGCTCACGCATGCGGAAACAATTGAGAGCGCTCAAAAGTGTCTGGAAGAAGAAACCTTCGATGTTATCACTTTGGATCTGGGATTGCCCGATGCTCAGGGAATTGAGACTTTTCTGGAGATAAAAAAGGTTAATCCTGATATTCCTGTTGTGGTCCTCTCCGGTCTCGATGACGAAACGGTGGCCATTCAATCCGTGAGAGAAGGCGCACAAGATTACCTCCTAAAAGACAAATACGACGGGTATTTGCTGTCACGATCCATAGCATTCGCTATAGAGCGTAAGCAAGCGGAAAAGGCTTTGAGAAGAGCCCAGCAACGCTTCGAGTTGGCCCTGACCGGTGCGGATCTGGGCTGGTGGGACTGGAATATTAAAACAGATGAGGGAGTCCTTAACGAGCAGGGAGCTAGAATACTCGGCTTTAGGTTAGATGAAATAGCACCGAGTCGTGAGAAATGGAGAAAATGTGTGCATCCGGATGATGAACCCTCTGTTCTAGCCGCACTGAATAGACACATGGAGGGAAGCACGGCTGCATTCGAATCTGAACACCGCCTGCGCACAAAAAACCGCGAATGGGTCTGGATTCTCTTGCGCGGGAAAGTTGTCGAATGGGATTCTGAAGGCCATCCCGTACGAATGGCCGGCACTATTATGGATATTACGGCGAACAAAACGGCTCAGGAAGCTATACGGCAAAGTGAGCAACGTTTCAGAGCCATTTTTGAAGCAGCCGAAGATTACATTTTTCTTAACGATAGATCCTCAAAGTATATCGATGTAAATCCTGCGGCGGAACGATTCCTGGGGGCACCTGCATCCAAAATTATCGGTAAAACGTACAAAGATTTTCTACATCCTGAAGATGCCGCTTACATAAGAGATGTGGATTCACGAGTTCTCAAGGGGGAATCAATACAAAGCGAGCACACAGCCAGAATTAATGGTGCAATGGTGACTCTTTCCGACACAAAAGTCCCCCTGAAGGACGATTCGGGCCAGGTCATAGGTATTCTCACCATAGCTCGCGACATTACCGACCTGAATAGAATCAAGATCTCTCCGGATACTATGGAAGAATATCCTTCCAAAGCTATGCAAGCTACTCTCAAGAAAGCGTTGATAGCAGCAAAGACGAATATCACTATCCTGTTGACCGGAGAAAGCGGTAGTGGAAAGGATCATCTCGCCCAATATGTTCACAGGCACTCTCTTCGTGCAGGGAGCTCGTATTTTTCCATTAACTGTGCGGCCATAGCACCGAATCTGGCCGAATCGGAACTTTTCGGCCATGAAAAAGGAGCTTTTACCGGTGCGGCTGCACGAAAACGAGGAATGCTCGAGTTGGCCGAAGGTGGCACGCTCTTGTTGAATGAGATCGGTGAGCTTTCATTGCCGCTCCAATCAAAGCTCCTGACGTTCCTGGATACCAAGAAATTTACGAGAGTCGGCGGTGAGAAAGAAATCTCGGTAGACGCAAGACTCATTGCCGCTACGAATAGAGACCTGGAAAAAGAAGTGGCAGAAGGGCGTTTCCGACAAGATCTCTTCTACCGGTTAAATGTTATGAGAATAGAAATTCCGCCGCTCCGGGAAAGATCTGAAGATATTCCCCTGCTTGTGGAGCAGCTTCTCGTAAAACTTGGCGTGGAAATGCAGCTTCATGAGAGACCTCTGATTTCTCCACAGATTCTCAACGCCCTTAAGAAATATCAATGGTCCGGAAACGTCCGTGAACTGAGAAACGTCCTGGAGCGTGCTTTGATGCTATCGGACGGGAGAACACTGACCCTTGCACATCTCGGGCTTCAAGACGATATGCAATTCTCTTCCGACGGCAATAAGACTTCATTTTCCATATCTTTCCCCACGGAACAGTCTCTCAATGAGATCACCCATGATTTGAAACGATTCATGGTCAATGAAGCTCTGCGACACTCGGGCGGCAGCAGGGTCGGAGCCGCCAAGTTACTGAGAATCTCACGCTATTCTTTGAAGCACTATATGAATAAGCTCGGGCTCGATGACGATATGGAGTGA
- a CDS encoding V4R domain-containing protein translates to MFKEERTAYKFRWQDLGDIEEGRPNLGPSTGVAVYRLMQYSLRDVLIVKYGVQRTNEILKEAGKLAGSEFCKNVLNMDLGPDEFLAELQDKLRSLGIGILRVEYADFEKMRFTLTVSEDLDCSGLPVVGETVCDYDEGFIAGILYAYSQKEFDVTEVDCWASGGRTCRFAVSLKE, encoded by the coding sequence ATGTTCAAAGAGGAGCGAACGGCCTATAAATTCCGGTGGCAGGACTTGGGCGACATCGAGGAAGGTAGACCCAATCTGGGTCCAAGCACCGGCGTGGCCGTTTACAGACTTATGCAATACTCGTTGAGAGACGTCTTAATTGTCAAATACGGTGTGCAAAGGACCAATGAAATCCTCAAAGAAGCGGGAAAGCTAGCAGGCTCCGAGTTCTGCAAAAACGTGCTGAATATGGATCTTGGGCCGGATGAATTTCTCGCTGAACTGCAAGACAAACTTAGGTCGCTTGGTATTGGGATCTTGAGGGTAGAATACGCCGACTTCGAGAAAATGCGGTTTACGCTGACCGTTTCCGAGGACTTGGATTGCTCCGGCCTGCCTGTGGTGGGGGAGACTGTCTGCGACTATGATGAAGGATTTATCGCGGGAATTCTGTATGCGTATTCTCAAAAAGAATTTGATGTCACTGAAGTTGATTGCTGGGCATCAGGCGGAAGGACCTGTCGCTTTGCGGTTAGTTTGAAAGAATAG